A genomic region of Dickeya solani IPO 2222 contains the following coding sequences:
- a CDS encoding YeaH/YhbH family protein — protein sequence MAYFIDRRLNGKNKSAVNRQRFLRRYKSQIKQSIAGAINKRSVTDVENGESISISNSDISEPMFHQGRGGVRHRVHPGNDHFVQNDKIERPQGGGGGGSGQGDASQDGEGQDEFVFQISKDEYLDLLFEDLALPNLKKTEHRQLNEYKTHRAGYTANGVPANISVVRSLQNSLARRMAMTAGKRRELHQREEDLVLLENTEPVQLLEEERLRQEIAELRQRIASVPFIDTFDLRYKNYERRPEPSSQAVMFCLMDVSGSMDQATKDIAKRFYILLYLFLSRTYKNVEVVYIRHHTQAKEVDEQEFFYSQETGGTIVSSALKLMEDVVKERFDPAQWNIYAAQASDGDNWADDSPLCRELLATRLLPMVRYYSYIEITRRSHQTLWREYEMLQNSFDNFAMQHIRDQDDIYPVFREIFHKQTVDN from the coding sequence ATGGCCTATTTCATTGATCGGCGTTTGAACGGCAAAAACAAAAGCGCGGTTAACCGCCAGCGCTTTTTGCGCCGCTACAAGTCGCAAATAAAACAGTCGATTGCCGGGGCCATCAACAAGCGTTCGGTTACCGACGTGGAAAACGGAGAGTCTATCTCGATCTCCAACTCGGATATCAGTGAACCGATGTTCCATCAGGGCCGTGGTGGGGTTCGTCACCGGGTACATCCCGGTAACGACCACTTCGTGCAAAACGACAAGATCGAGCGGCCTCAGGGTGGCGGAGGCGGCGGATCTGGTCAGGGCGACGCCAGTCAGGATGGCGAGGGGCAGGATGAGTTCGTGTTCCAGATATCCAAAGACGAGTATCTTGACCTGCTGTTCGAGGATCTGGCGCTGCCCAACCTGAAAAAAACCGAACACCGGCAACTCAACGAGTACAAAACTCACCGTGCGGGGTACACCGCCAATGGCGTCCCCGCCAACATCAGCGTGGTGCGTTCGCTGCAGAACTCGTTGGCGCGCCGCATGGCGATGACCGCGGGTAAACGACGCGAGCTTCACCAGCGGGAAGAAGATCTGGTGTTGCTGGAAAACACCGAGCCGGTCCAGTTGCTGGAGGAGGAACGACTGCGGCAGGAAATCGCTGAACTGCGCCAGCGCATCGCCAGCGTACCGTTTATTGATACGTTCGACCTGCGTTACAAGAACTACGAACGCCGGCCGGAACCGTCAAGCCAGGCGGTGATGTTCTGTTTGATGGACGTATCCGGTTCCATGGATCAGGCCACCAAGGACATCGCCAAACGGTTTTACATCCTGTTGTATCTGTTCCTGAGCCGCACTTACAAAAACGTGGAAGTGGTGTATATCCGCCACCATACGCAGGCCAAGGAAGTGGATGAGCAGGAGTTCTTCTACTCTCAGGAAACCGGCGGCACGATTGTCTCCAGCGCCCTGAAACTGATGGAGGACGTGGTCAAAGAACGCTTCGACCCTGCACAATGGAATATTTACGCCGCGCAGGCTTCCGATGGCGACAACTGGGCGGACGACTCGCCGCTTTGCCGTGAATTACTCGCCACTCGCCTGCTGCCGATGGTGCGTTACTACAGCTACATCGAAATTACCCGCCGTTCACACCAGACGCTGTGGCGGGAATATGAGATGTTGCAGAACAGCTTTGACAATTTCGCCATGCAACATATTCGCGATCAGGACGATATCTACCCTGTCTTCCGAGAAATCTTCCACAAACAAACCGTCGACAACTAA
- a CDS encoding PrkA family serine protein kinase has product MNIFDHYRQRYDAAKDEEFTLQEFLTICQQDRSAYVNAAERLLMAIGEPVMVDTALEPRLSRLFSNRVIARYPAFEEFYGMEEAIEQIVAYLKHAAQGLEEKKQILYLLGPVGGGKSSLAERLKSLMQRVPIYILSANGERSPVNDHPLSLFNPQEDALILEKEYGIPRRYLGTIMSPWAAKRLQEFGGDITKFRVVKVWPSILAQLAIAKTEPGDENNQDISALVGKVDIRQLEHFAQNDPDAYGYSGALCRANQGVMEFVEMFKAPIKVLHPLLTATQEGNYNGTEGIAALPFNGIILAHSNESEWVQFRNNKNNEAFLDRVYIVKVPYCLRVSEEVRIYDKLLINSELSRAPCAPGTLETLARFSILSRLKDPENSSIYSKMRVYDGESLKDTDPKAKSYQEYRDYAGVDEGMKGLSTRFAFKILSRVFNFDHSEVAANPVHLFYVLEQQIEREQFPQDVAEKYLEHLKGYLIPKYAEFIGKEIQTAYLESYSEYGQNIFDRYVTYADFWIQDQEYRDPDTGQLFDRESLNAELEKIEKPAGISNPKDFRNEIVNFVLRARASHSGRNPNWTSYEKLRTVIEKKMFSNTEELLPVISFNTKTSTEEQKKHDDFVDRMMEKGYTRKQVRLLCEWYLRVRKSS; this is encoded by the coding sequence ATGAACATATTTGATCATTATCGCCAGCGTTACGACGCTGCCAAAGACGAAGAGTTCACTCTGCAAGAGTTCCTTACCATCTGCCAGCAGGATCGCAGTGCGTATGTGAACGCCGCTGAGCGATTGTTAATGGCTATCGGTGAGCCTGTTATGGTCGACACCGCTCTGGAACCGCGTCTGTCTCGTTTATTTTCCAACCGGGTAATTGCCCGCTACCCTGCGTTCGAAGAGTTCTATGGTATGGAAGAAGCCATCGAACAAATCGTCGCCTACCTGAAACACGCCGCGCAAGGGCTTGAGGAGAAAAAGCAAATCCTCTATCTGTTGGGTCCGGTGGGCGGCGGTAAATCTTCGCTGGCTGAACGGTTGAAATCGCTGATGCAGCGCGTTCCCATCTACATTCTGAGCGCCAACGGCGAGCGCAGCCCGGTCAACGACCATCCGCTCAGCCTGTTTAACCCGCAGGAAGACGCGTTGATCCTGGAGAAAGAATACGGTATTCCGCGCCGCTATCTGGGCACGATCATGTCGCCCTGGGCGGCCAAACGGCTGCAGGAATTCGGCGGCGACATCACCAAATTCCGCGTCGTCAAGGTGTGGCCGTCCATTCTGGCTCAGTTGGCGATCGCCAAAACCGAACCGGGCGATGAAAACAACCAGGACATTTCTGCGCTGGTCGGGAAAGTGGACATCCGTCAGCTGGAGCATTTCGCCCAGAATGACCCGGACGCCTATGGCTACTCTGGCGCGCTGTGCCGGGCCAACCAGGGCGTGATGGAATTTGTCGAAATGTTCAAGGCGCCGATCAAGGTACTCCACCCGTTACTGACCGCGACTCAGGAAGGCAACTACAACGGCACCGAAGGCATCGCCGCCCTGCCGTTCAACGGCATTATTCTTGCGCATTCCAACGAATCGGAATGGGTACAGTTCCGTAACAACAAGAATAACGAGGCGTTCCTTGACCGTGTCTACATCGTCAAAGTGCCTTACTGCCTGCGAGTTTCCGAAGAGGTCAGAATTTACGACAAGCTGTTGATAAACAGTGAGTTGAGCCGCGCCCCCTGCGCACCCGGCACGCTGGAAACACTGGCTCGCTTTTCCATTCTGTCGCGGCTGAAAGATCCGGAAAATTCCAGTATCTACTCCAAAATGCGGGTATACGATGGTGAAAGCCTGAAAGATACCGACCCGAAGGCCAAGTCGTATCAGGAATACCGCGATTACGCCGGCGTCGACGAAGGCATGAAAGGGCTTTCCACTCGTTTCGCCTTCAAGATCCTCTCCCGCGTGTTCAACTTTGATCACAGCGAAGTGGCAGCCAACCCGGTCCACCTGTTTTACGTGCTGGAACAGCAGATTGAGCGGGAACAGTTCCCGCAGGATGTAGCGGAAAAATACCTGGAACACCTGAAAGGCTACCTGATTCCGAAATACGCTGAGTTTATCGGTAAGGAAATCCAGACCGCTTACCTTGAATCCTACTCGGAATACGGTCAGAACATTTTTGATCGCTACGTGACCTATGCCGACTTCTGGATTCAGGATCAGGAATACCGTGATCCGGACACCGGCCAGCTGTTTGACCGCGAGTCTCTGAACGCCGAACTGGAGAAAATCGAAAAACCGGCGGGTATCAGCAACCCGAAAGACTTCCGCAACGAGATCGTCAACTTCGTGTTGCGCGCCCGCGCCAGCCACAGCGGCCGCAATCCGAACTGGACCAGCTATGAAAAGCTGCGTACGGTCATTGAGAAGAAGATGTTCTCCAATACCGAAGAGCTGCTGCCGGTGATTTCGTTCAACACCAAAACGTCGACGGAAGAGCAGAAAAAACACGACGACTTTGTCGATCGCATGATGGAAAAAGGCTACACCCGCAAACAGGTGCGTTTGCTGTGCGAATGGTACCTGCGTGTGAGGAAGTCATCCTGA
- a CDS encoding MipA/OmpV family protein: MKNYVLTFLMAALAGTAAAPAAFADEFSLGLGAVGETPVYRGDNGHVYPFPLVTYESESFYLRGLQGGYYLWNDAQNKLSLTAYYNPFGFKPGDSDDNQMKQLERRRGTLMAGLSYRYDAQWGTLRTMLAGDTLDYSNGLVWDSAYLYRFNDGDWSLTPGVGITWSSENQNRYYYGVTGDESARSGLRNYQPDDGWSPYVELNAGYKINSSWSTWVSGRYIRLSDEIKNSPMVDKNYSLMLGGGVSYTF, from the coding sequence GTGAAAAATTACGTGTTAACTTTCTTAATGGCGGCGCTGGCCGGCACGGCAGCGGCTCCGGCGGCCTTTGCGGACGAGTTCTCACTGGGACTGGGCGCGGTCGGAGAGACCCCGGTATACCGGGGTGATAACGGTCATGTGTATCCTTTTCCGCTGGTGACTTATGAAAGTGAGAGCTTTTATCTGCGCGGCCTGCAGGGCGGGTATTACCTGTGGAATGACGCGCAGAACAAGCTGTCGCTGACGGCGTATTACAACCCGTTCGGGTTTAAACCGGGCGATAGCGATGATAACCAGATGAAGCAGCTTGAGCGTCGGCGCGGTACGCTGATGGCGGGGTTATCCTATCGTTACGATGCGCAATGGGGCACCTTGCGCACCATGCTGGCCGGCGACACGCTGGATTACAGCAACGGCCTGGTGTGGGACTCCGCCTACCTTTACCGCTTCAACGACGGTGACTGGAGCCTGACGCCGGGCGTGGGGATCACCTGGTCGAGCGAAAATCAGAACCGCTACTATTATGGTGTCACCGGCGACGAATCGGCCCGTTCCGGACTGCGCAATTATCAGCCGGATGATGGCTGGTCGCCGTATGTCGAACTGAACGCCGGCTACAAGATCAATTCCAGTTGGAGTACCTGGGTCAGCGGGCGTTATATCCGGCTGTCGGATGAGATCAAAAACAGCCCGATGGTCGATAAAAACTACAGCCTGATGTTGGGCGGCGGCGTCAGTTATACCTTCTGA
- a CDS encoding aldo/keto reductase: MTKQVTFPDGNAVPAIGQGTWFMGESAQRRSSEVSALQAGIDVGMTLIDTAEMYADGGAEEVVGEAIRGRRDRVYLVSKVYPHNAGGERAIAACERSLKRLQTDYIDLYLLHWRGGIPLVDTIAVMEKLQQAGKIGRWGVSNLDTDDMEELWSCRGGEQCQTNQVLYHLASRGIEYDLLPWCQQRRLPVMAYCPLAQAGELRHDLFAHPAVVRVAQQHTLTPAQVLLAWVTRQPGVIAIPKAATLAHVKENASALQVTLSPEELAILDEAYPAPHRKQPLDVV, translated from the coding sequence ATGACGAAACAGGTAACATTTCCTGATGGAAACGCGGTTCCCGCTATTGGTCAGGGAACCTGGTTTATGGGAGAAAGCGCCCAACGGCGGAGCAGTGAAGTCAGCGCATTACAGGCCGGCATTGATGTGGGCATGACACTGATCGATACCGCGGAAATGTACGCTGACGGCGGGGCGGAGGAGGTCGTGGGAGAGGCGATTCGTGGCCGTCGCGACCGTGTCTATCTGGTCTCCAAGGTGTATCCGCATAATGCGGGCGGCGAGCGGGCCATTGCCGCCTGTGAACGTAGCCTGAAACGCCTGCAAACCGATTATATCGATCTGTATTTGCTGCACTGGCGCGGCGGCATTCCGCTGGTAGATACCATCGCCGTGATGGAAAAGTTGCAACAGGCGGGCAAAATTGGACGCTGGGGCGTCTCTAATCTGGATACCGATGACATGGAAGAGTTATGGTCCTGCCGGGGCGGAGAGCAGTGTCAGACCAATCAGGTGCTGTATCATCTGGCGTCGCGGGGCATTGAGTATGACCTGCTGCCCTGGTGTCAGCAACGTCGGCTTCCGGTCATGGCTTATTGCCCGCTGGCGCAGGCCGGGGAGTTGCGCCATGACCTGTTTGCTCACCCGGCGGTGGTGCGCGTAGCGCAGCAACATACGCTGACGCCCGCACAGGTGCTGCTGGCCTGGGTGACGCGCCAGCCTGGCGTCATCGCCATTCCTAAAGCCGCTACGCTGGCGCATGTCAAAGAAAATGCCTCCGCGCTTCAAGTGACGTTGTCACCTGAAGAGCTCGCCATACTGGATGAGGCTTATCCCGCCCCGCACCGTAAACAGCCGCTGGATGTGGTGTAA
- a CDS encoding D-hexose-6-phosphate mutarotase, translating to MNDKIYSLPINNAITAHLSQRQLDQLPIIVVDHPQVRAAIALQGAHLISWQPKGEQPVLWLSDNTPFEHGVAIRGGVPICFPWFGPAAQPNHGFGRLLAWEFTSHSEDTNGVTLTFTLRDSEQTHAAWPHAFTVLARFHLSAQECRMELECHGDYSITSALHTYFQIGDISKVRIGGLGNTFIDKVNDGKTDTQQGDLTFATRTDRIYTQPAPLSLIEDPVLQRTIEVHHAHHSDVVAWNPGAELSRTISDMTDDGYQTFVCVETACVTQPLVATTQAPARLTSTIRLRK from the coding sequence ATGAACGATAAAATTTATTCACTTCCTATCAATAACGCGATCACTGCGCATCTGAGCCAGCGCCAACTGGACCAACTGCCGATTATCGTGGTGGATCATCCGCAGGTTCGTGCCGCCATCGCGCTGCAAGGCGCGCATCTGATTAGCTGGCAGCCCAAAGGTGAACAACCGGTACTGTGGCTGAGCGACAATACACCATTCGAGCACGGCGTAGCGATTCGTGGCGGTGTGCCTATCTGTTTCCCTTGGTTTGGCCCGGCTGCGCAGCCCAACCACGGCTTCGGTCGTCTGCTGGCGTGGGAGTTCACCTCTCACAGCGAAGACACGAACGGCGTTACCCTCACCTTCACGCTGCGTGATTCAGAACAAACACACGCCGCCTGGCCGCACGCGTTTACCGTACTGGCTCGCTTCCATTTAAGCGCGCAGGAATGCCGCATGGAACTCGAATGCCACGGCGACTACAGCATCACCAGCGCGCTGCACACCTATTTCCAGATTGGGGATATCAGCAAAGTCCGCATTGGCGGCCTGGGCAACACCTTTATCGACAAAGTTAACGATGGCAAAACCGATACCCAACAGGGCGACCTGACCTTTGCTACCCGTACCGACCGCATTTATACCCAGCCAGCGCCACTCAGCCTGATTGAGGACCCGGTGTTGCAACGCACTATTGAAGTGCATCATGCTCACCACAGCGACGTGGTGGCCTGGAACCCGGGCGCAGAACTGTCTCGCACCATCAGCGACATGACCGATGACGGCTACCAGACTTTTGTGTGTGTTGAAACTGCATGCGTTACCCAGCCGCTCGTGGCAACCACGCAAGCACCGGCGCGTCTTACCTCCACCATTCGCCTGCGTAAATAA
- the gapA gene encoding glyceraldehyde-3-phosphate dehydrogenase encodes MTIKVGINGFGRIGRIVFRAAQERSDIEIVAINDLLDADYMAYMLKYDSTHGRFNGTVEVKDGHLVVNGKTIRVTAERDPANLKWNEIGVDVVAEATGIFLTDETARKHIQAGAKKVVLTGPSKDDTPMFVMGVNHAAYDGQDIVSNASCTTNCLAPLAKVINDKFGIVEALMTTVHATTATQKTVDGPSHKDWRGGRGASQNIIPSSTGAAKAVGKVIPALNGKLTGMAFRVPTPNVSVVDLTARLEKPATYKEICAAIKAASEGELKGVLGYTEDDVVSTDFNGEKLTSVFDAKAGIALSDTFVKLVSWYDNETGYSNKVLDLIAHISK; translated from the coding sequence ATGACTATCAAAGTAGGTATCAACGGGTTTGGCCGTATTGGCCGTATCGTTTTCCGCGCTGCCCAGGAACGTTCTGACATCGAAATCGTTGCCATCAACGATTTGCTGGATGCGGATTACATGGCGTACATGCTGAAGTATGACTCCACCCATGGTCGTTTCAACGGTACCGTTGAAGTGAAAGACGGTCACCTGGTTGTCAACGGCAAAACCATCCGTGTTACCGCTGAGAGAGATCCGGCTAACCTGAAGTGGAACGAAATCGGTGTTGACGTTGTCGCTGAAGCAACCGGTATCTTCCTGACCGACGAAACTGCTCGCAAACACATTCAGGCTGGTGCCAAGAAAGTGGTTCTGACTGGTCCGTCCAAAGACGACACCCCGATGTTCGTTATGGGTGTTAACCACGCCGCTTACGATGGTCAGGACATCGTTTCCAACGCTTCCTGCACCACCAACTGCCTGGCGCCGCTGGCTAAAGTCATCAACGACAAATTCGGTATCGTTGAAGCACTGATGACCACCGTTCACGCGACTACCGCTACGCAGAAAACCGTTGACGGCCCGTCTCACAAAGACTGGCGCGGCGGCCGCGGTGCTTCTCAGAACATCATCCCGTCCTCTACCGGTGCTGCTAAAGCTGTAGGTAAAGTGATTCCGGCTCTGAACGGCAAACTGACTGGTATGGCGTTCCGTGTACCGACCCCGAACGTATCCGTGGTTGACCTGACTGCCCGTCTGGAAAAACCGGCTACTTACAAAGAAATTTGTGCCGCTATCAAAGCCGCTTCTGAAGGCGAACTGAAAGGCGTTCTGGGTTACACCGAAGATGACGTGGTATCCACCGATTTCAACGGCGAAAAACTGACTTCTGTGTTTGATGCCAAAGCCGGTATCGCACTGAGCGACACCTTCGTGAAACTGGTTTCCTGGTATGACAACGAAACCGGCTACTCCAACAAGGTTCTGGATCTGATCGCCCACATCTCCAAATAA